A window from Sphingobium sp. EM0848 encodes these proteins:
- a CDS encoding DUF2889 domain-containing protein, with product MTLARFPLNPDYGSGCYRRLLRFYALPGAVLGTIDDSHHAMWILLRHDGQRIEAVEADISRGPATSCRGSAAGLRKLVGLPLQAESQAAIATLDRVQNCTHLSDLAAWSLRVAHSGNVGRRVEYQIRVEDDDGTPFRIEIAKAGKPIHNWLVSGSTVIAPEPLAGMPLMRGFMASARTHFQGDDLEAAIMLQRGIWVARGRRHIVDAAPVPLTTYEDMEDACYSYAGEQWRTATSHVGYVRDVTDGILPHPLPDHISRLLSGYDHDPS from the coding sequence ATGACACTTGCACGCTTCCCCTTGAACCCGGACTATGGGTCGGGCTGCTATCGTCGCCTGCTGCGCTTTTATGCGCTGCCCGGCGCCGTTCTGGGCACGATCGATGACAGCCATCATGCCATGTGGATCCTTCTGCGTCATGATGGACAGCGGATCGAGGCGGTCGAAGCGGACATCAGCCGAGGCCCCGCAACCAGTTGCCGTGGATCGGCGGCCGGCTTGCGCAAACTGGTCGGCCTGCCTCTTCAGGCCGAAAGCCAGGCCGCGATCGCCACTCTCGACCGCGTCCAGAACTGCACCCATCTTTCCGACCTTGCCGCATGGAGCCTGCGGGTCGCACATAGCGGAAATGTGGGCCGTCGTGTCGAATATCAAATCCGCGTCGAGGACGATGACGGAACCCCTTTCCGGATCGAAATCGCGAAGGCAGGGAAGCCGATCCACAATTGGCTGGTATCAGGCTCCACCGTCATCGCGCCGGAGCCTCTGGCGGGCATGCCCTTGATGCGGGGTTTCATGGCGAGCGCTCGGACCCATTTCCAGGGTGACGACCTCGAAGCCGCCATCATGCTCCAGCGCGGTATCTGGGTCGCGCGGGGCCGGCGCCATATCGTCGATGCCGCCCCTGTCCCCCTGACCACCTATGAGGACATGGAGGACGCCTGCTACAGCTATGCCGGCGAGCAATGGCGTACCGCGACCAGCCATGTCGGCTATGTGCGGGATGTCACGGACGGCATCCTCCCGCATCCGCTTCCCGACCATATTTCCCGCTTGTTATCAGGATATGACCATGACCCGAGTTGA
- a CDS encoding TetR/AcrR family transcriptional regulator has protein sequence MTQTSNISRRRRTKQAKGGADYEAKRAELLRIAAELFKEQGFQSTRLLDIAQAAGLDRATVYYYVGSKEELFHETVEGVLDANIAVAQQLIEDDSLRAIERLKKIFVSLMISYEDNYPATFVYIQEQMHQVAADETAWAQDIMKKTRQFDQILIGFIGDAIAQGDLRGDIPVRLVENALFGMLNWTHRWFVPGKGMTGQQVAESFWSIFIGGMVPARADA, from the coding sequence ATGACGCAAACGAGCAATATTTCGCGCCGCCGGCGCACCAAGCAGGCCAAGGGTGGCGCAGATTATGAAGCCAAGCGCGCGGAACTGCTGCGAATCGCCGCCGAACTGTTCAAGGAACAGGGGTTTCAGTCCACCCGGCTTCTGGACATCGCCCAGGCGGCAGGACTGGACCGGGCGACGGTCTATTATTATGTCGGCAGCAAGGAAGAACTGTTCCACGAGACGGTGGAAGGGGTGCTCGACGCCAATATCGCGGTCGCCCAGCAGTTGATCGAGGACGACAGTCTAAGAGCGATTGAACGGCTGAAAAAAATCTTCGTCTCCCTGATGATCAGTTACGAGGATAATTATCCCGCGACCTTCGTCTATATTCAGGAGCAGATGCATCAGGTCGCGGCCGACGAAACGGCCTGGGCGCAGGACATCATGAAGAAGACCAGACAGTTCGATCAGATTCTGATCGGCTTTATCGGCGACGCTATCGCGCAGGGCGATCTGCGTGGCGATATCCCAGTCCGTCTGGTGGAAAACGCTTTGTTCGGGATGCTGAACTGGACCCATCGTTGGTTCGTCCCCGGCAAGGGCATGACCGGGCAACAGGTCGCGGAATCCTTCTGGTCGATCTTCATCGGCGGCATGGTGCCTGCCCGAGCGGATGCCTGA
- a CDS encoding class I adenylate-forming enzyme family protein, with amino-acid sequence MMGSIVTEVSTLGDLLLRAAETHPARDVLVLPDERISYEGLFDRARTVAKALIAKDVKRGDHVAILIPNSCEYAISLFAIALIGAVAVPLNARHKAAELGYIIRNAQAVALLTSRHASDPVDFPAVLREALTGDASPHLRHRVLMRGEGDAEFESFESFAGQADRVPADAIERLRRQVRVRDPAIIIYTSGTTAHPKGCVLSHEAVTRGPVERSRYRLKADGRDVVWGSGPLFHIGTMAPFIGTVGVAGTFLTDSYFEPERSLKLMVEEGVTLAWPWFPAIVQGLMSHPDFDAARLGSLRQLFIIAPPTLVDSVQLALPNTEVIQGCGMTETAGLFAMCDPDESRESRSTTHGKACPGVEVRIVDPETGDDLPDGTLGEILVRGYNVMDEYWAAPEKTAESFTSDGWLKTGDLYTRLSGGSLVFGGRYKDMLKVGGENVAAIEIETFLCTHPAVKTAEVVGRPDPRLDEVPVAFIELAAGMEASEETLIAHCRGRIASYKVPRAIYFVQAADWPMSATKIDKRALRERLKQGTG; translated from the coding sequence ATGATGGGCTCCATCGTCACCGAGGTATCTACGCTGGGCGACCTGCTGCTGCGTGCCGCCGAAACGCATCCGGCGCGTGATGTCCTGGTTCTGCCGGACGAACGCATCAGCTACGAAGGGCTGTTCGATCGCGCGCGAACCGTTGCGAAGGCGTTGATCGCAAAGGATGTGAAGCGCGGCGATCATGTCGCGATCCTGATTCCCAATAGCTGCGAATATGCGATCAGCCTGTTCGCCATCGCCCTGATCGGCGCCGTCGCCGTGCCGCTCAATGCCCGGCACAAGGCGGCTGAACTGGGATATATCATCCGCAATGCGCAAGCGGTCGCCTTGCTCACCAGCCGGCATGCGAGCGATCCCGTCGATTTCCCGGCGGTGCTGCGCGAAGCGCTGACCGGTGACGCGTCGCCTCATCTACGGCACCGCGTTCTGATGCGTGGCGAGGGCGATGCCGAATTCGAATCGTTCGAGTCGTTTGCCGGCCAGGCGGACCGGGTGCCTGCGGACGCCATCGAAAGGCTGCGCCGGCAGGTCCGCGTGCGGGACCCCGCCATCATCATCTACACCTCCGGCACGACCGCCCATCCCAAGGGCTGTGTCCTCAGCCATGAGGCCGTCACCAGAGGCCCTGTCGAACGGTCCCGCTACCGGCTGAAAGCCGATGGCCGCGATGTCGTCTGGGGTTCCGGCCCGCTCTTCCACATCGGCACGATGGCGCCCTTCATCGGCACGGTCGGGGTCGCTGGGACATTTCTGACAGACAGCTATTTCGAACCGGAACGCAGCCTTAAGCTCATGGTCGAGGAAGGCGTGACCCTCGCCTGGCCGTGGTTCCCCGCCATCGTGCAGGGGTTGATGAGCCATCCCGATTTCGATGCGGCCCGGCTGGGATCGCTCCGCCAGCTTTTCATCATCGCGCCGCCAACGCTCGTCGACTCGGTACAGTTGGCGCTCCCCAATACGGAGGTGATCCAGGGGTGCGGGATGACCGAAACCGCCGGGCTCTTTGCAATGTGCGATCCCGACGAAAGCCGCGAATCGCGTTCCACAACGCATGGGAAGGCCTGCCCCGGCGTCGAGGTAAGAATCGTCGATCCGGAAACGGGCGATGATTTGCCCGACGGCACGTTGGGCGAAATATTGGTACGCGGCTATAATGTCATGGACGAATATTGGGCCGCGCCGGAAAAGACGGCGGAAAGCTTCACGTCGGACGGCTGGCTCAAAACCGGCGATCTCTACACGCGCCTGTCCGGCGGAAGTCTGGTGTTCGGCGGACGCTACAAAGACATGCTCAAGGTAGGCGGCGAAAATGTCGCCGCGATCGAGATCGAAACCTTTCTCTGCACTCATCCTGCGGTCAAAACGGCGGAGGTGGTCGGTCGCCCCGACCCAAGACTGGACGAAGTCCCGGTCGCCTTCATCGAACTGGCAGCAGGGATGGAAGCGAGCGAGGAGACCCTGATCGCGCATTGTCGCGGTCGGATCGCCAGCTACAAGGTTCCCAGAGCCATATATTTCGTGCAGGCGGCGGACTGGCCGATGTCGGCAACCAAGATCGACAAACGCGCCTTGCGCGAAAGGTTGAAGCAAGGGACGGGATGA
- a CDS encoding LLM class flavin-dependent oxidoreductase has protein sequence MKFHLMQTGVVGRRKEIEAGMAGQRPELYQRFLEEVRGYVRLADDLGYYGYCQPEHHLQIEGFEANNHPGMFSLFVGQNSKRLHAGTMGYTMTTHNPVRVAEELATLDHMLQGRLYCGFTRGYHARWVDAYGAKEGVSATTPDNVKARDQQDARNRSLFEEGVRVVKKAWTSDVFSHKGENWQFPPEGGSTGHPAYAKFGKGQDENGIVREIGIAPRCYQAPHPPIYGGFAASGRTIDFWAEEGGKLIVLSDNLDFCESLNNRYIATAAKNGREVTSTDASAWGGFLMLTDSKDRAAELMREHMWFWDEWFIPLGQRPPNVLIGTADEIADRIGEAHDRLGFNELFLMFGQGHLEPEANQEELEQFISKVAPRFSTKNENGVFV, from the coding sequence ATGAAGTTCCATCTTATGCAAACCGGCGTCGTTGGACGCCGCAAGGAAATCGAGGCCGGCATGGCCGGCCAGCGGCCTGAGCTGTATCAGCGCTTCCTCGAAGAAGTGCGCGGCTATGTACGGCTGGCCGACGACCTGGGTTATTACGGCTATTGCCAGCCCGAACACCACCTTCAGATCGAGGGTTTCGAGGCGAACAACCATCCCGGAATGTTCAGCCTGTTCGTCGGGCAGAACAGCAAGCGCCTGCACGCGGGAACGATGGGCTACACGATGACGACCCATAATCCGGTCCGAGTCGCGGAGGAGCTCGCGACGCTGGATCATATGTTGCAGGGACGGCTCTATTGCGGCTTCACGCGTGGCTATCATGCCCGCTGGGTCGACGCCTATGGCGCCAAGGAGGGTGTGAGCGCGACCACGCCGGACAATGTCAAGGCACGCGACCAGCAGGATGCCCGCAACCGCTCGCTCTTCGAAGAAGGTGTGCGTGTCGTGAAGAAGGCTTGGACGAGCGACGTTTTCAGCCACAAGGGCGAAAACTGGCAGTTCCCGCCGGAAGGGGGCTCCACCGGGCATCCGGCCTATGCCAAGTTCGGCAAGGGGCAGGATGAAAACGGCATTGTGCGGGAAATCGGTATCGCGCCCCGCTGCTATCAGGCTCCGCACCCGCCGATCTATGGCGGCTTTGCGGCTTCGGGCCGGACGATCGACTTCTGGGCTGAGGAGGGCGGCAAGCTGATCGTCCTGTCGGACAATCTCGATTTCTGCGAATCGCTCAACAATCGTTATATCGCGACGGCCGCGAAGAATGGCCGTGAAGTGACTTCGACCGACGCGTCGGCATGGGGCGGTTTCCTGATGCTGACCGACAGCAAGGATCGCGCGGCCGAACTGATGCGGGAGCATATGTGGTTCTGGGACGAATGGTTCATCCCGCTGGGCCAGCGGCCGCCAAACGTCCTGATCGGCACCGCCGACGAAATTGCCGACCGGATCGGCGAGGCGCATGATCGCCTCGGCTTCAACGAGCTGTTCCTGATGTTTGGCCAGGGCCACCTGGAACCGGAAGCCAATCAGGAAGAGCTGGAACAGTTCATCAGCAAGGTTGCCCCGCGCTTCTCGACCAAGAATGAGAATGGTGTGTTCGTCTGA
- a CDS encoding LLM class flavin-dependent oxidoreductase, whose amino-acid sequence MAMQCGIFMTPYNPPSRTARQVFDWALDIARIADEAGYADFMIGEHYTLGWENIPVPEAIIAACAQTTKQIRFAPMAHLLPYHDPATLAVRIGWLSQVMEGRYFLGVAPGGHHTDAILHGFDTIFELPPRQIEALHMMERVWEGKPFLEKGKYYQAGFPGPDTMPEYDVIIADNSPYGGRDKLEIAVTGLSQSSSSMKFAGERDYSPISFFGGTPQMKAHWETWANAMESQGRRPDRKRYRVCRDVFIADTDAEAKRLFLKSGLMQTWKHYLKEIYVKFGLFNGIIADSGKDVTPETIDEDFLAEHVVLCGSPETCIEKLESLADKVGGWGQIVYNQHDSIDDPKPWEESIRRLATEVCPKVRMPN is encoded by the coding sequence ATGGCCATGCAGTGCGGGATCTTCATGACCCCTTATAACCCGCCGAGCCGCACGGCGCGGCAGGTGTTCGACTGGGCTCTCGACATCGCCCGGATCGCGGACGAGGCGGGCTATGCCGACTTCATGATCGGCGAACATTATACGCTGGGCTGGGAGAATATCCCGGTTCCCGAAGCCATCATTGCGGCCTGCGCGCAGACGACGAAGCAGATCCGTTTCGCGCCTATGGCGCACTTGCTGCCCTATCATGACCCGGCGACGCTGGCGGTCCGTATCGGCTGGCTGAGCCAGGTGATGGAGGGGCGCTATTTTCTGGGCGTGGCTCCGGGCGGCCACCATACCGACGCGATCCTGCATGGCTTCGACACTATCTTCGAGCTGCCGCCGCGCCAGATCGAGGCGCTGCACATGATGGAACGAGTTTGGGAGGGGAAACCCTTCCTGGAAAAGGGCAAATATTATCAGGCCGGTTTCCCCGGCCCGGACACTATGCCCGAATATGACGTCATCATTGCCGACAACAGCCCCTATGGCGGCCGCGACAAGCTGGAAATCGCTGTGACCGGCCTGTCGCAAAGCTCGTCGTCGATGAAATTCGCGGGCGAACGCGATTATTCCCCCATCTCCTTCTTCGGCGGCACGCCGCAGATGAAGGCGCATTGGGAAACCTGGGCGAATGCGATGGAATCGCAGGGACGCAGGCCCGATCGCAAGCGGTACAGGGTATGTCGCGACGTTTTCATCGCAGACACCGATGCGGAGGCCAAGCGGCTGTTCCTCAAGAGCGGCCTGATGCAGACCTGGAAACATTATCTGAAGGAAATCTACGTCAAGTTCGGCCTGTTCAATGGCATCATCGCAGACTCCGGCAAAGACGTCACGCCTGAGACGATTGATGAGGATTTCCTGGCCGAGCATGTCGTCTTGTGTGGATCGCCGGAGACCTGCATCGAAAAGCTGGAGTCTCTGGCCGACAAGGTCGGCGGCTGGGGCCAGATCGTCTACAACCAGCATGACAGCATCGACGATCCCAAGCCGTGGGAAGAGTCGATCCGCCGGCTGGCGACCGAGGTGTGTCCCAAGGTCCGCATGCCGAACTGA
- a CDS encoding zinc-binding dehydrogenase: MATGRATVLVEPNRLETWDVPVVDPEPGGALVRIVLGGVCGSDVHIATGEAGVMPFPIILGHEGIGRIEKLGGVETDYAGVPVKPGDLVYWSPIAICNRCYSCNVIDETPCENSQFFEHAEKPNWGSYADYAWLPNGLAFFRLPDGADPLAIAALGCALPTVLRGFDRCGPVKMGEAVLVQGAGPVGLSAVLVAAQAGAREVIVIDGFDKRLDVARSLGATATISLRDSAEERRRNIYDLTGPAGPSLVVEAAGVLPAFPEGVDLAGIHARYVILGLWGAIGTQPISPRDLTTKNLTLAGATFPKPKHYYEAMHLAARLQDRVPLAALVSHRFAIEDASAALDAVHKGDVIKAVIDPECRASAR; this comes from the coding sequence ATGGCGACGGGCCGCGCGACCGTGTTGGTCGAACCCAACAGACTGGAAACCTGGGACGTCCCCGTGGTCGATCCGGAACCGGGCGGTGCGCTGGTGCGCATCGTCCTGGGCGGGGTATGCGGCAGCGACGTCCATATCGCCACGGGCGAAGCCGGGGTCATGCCTTTTCCGATCATCCTGGGGCATGAAGGGATCGGCCGGATCGAGAAACTGGGCGGGGTTGAGACGGACTATGCCGGCGTGCCGGTCAAGCCCGGCGATCTCGTCTACTGGTCGCCCATTGCCATCTGCAACCGCTGCTATAGCTGCAATGTGATCGATGAGACGCCCTGCGAGAATTCGCAATTTTTCGAGCATGCGGAAAAGCCGAACTGGGGCAGCTACGCCGATTATGCCTGGCTGCCCAATGGCCTGGCTTTCTTCCGCCTGCCCGACGGGGCGGACCCGCTGGCTATTGCGGCGCTCGGCTGCGCCTTGCCGACCGTACTGCGCGGCTTCGACCGCTGCGGCCCGGTGAAGATGGGCGAGGCCGTCCTGGTGCAGGGGGCAGGGCCAGTGGGCCTGTCCGCCGTGCTGGTCGCGGCACAGGCGGGCGCGCGCGAAGTGATCGTCATCGACGGCTTCGACAAGCGGCTGGACGTGGCCCGGTCGCTGGGCGCGACGGCCACCATTTCCCTGCGCGACAGCGCGGAGGAAAGGCGTCGCAATATCTATGATCTTACTGGTCCGGCCGGGCCTTCGCTGGTGGTCGAGGCGGCGGGTGTGTTGCCGGCCTTCCCCGAAGGCGTCGATCTGGCCGGAATCCATGCGCGCTACGTCATATTGGGCCTGTGGGGGGCGATCGGCACGCAGCCTATTTCGCCGCGCGACCTGACGACCAAGAATCTGACCCTCGCGGGCGCGACCTTCCCCAAACCCAAACATTATTATGAGGCCATGCATCTGGCCGCGCGGCTGCAGGACAGGGTGCCACTCGCCGCGCTGGTCAGCCATCGGTTTGCGATCGAGGATGCGTCCGCCGCGCTGGATGCAGTGCACAAGGGCGACGTCATCAAGGCGGTCATCGATCCGGAATGCCGCGCATCGGCGCGATAG
- a CDS encoding SDR family NAD(P)-dependent oxidoreductase — MGNRLDGKVCIVTGSGSGMGRACAIEMAAQGGRVMVTDVNEASARETVDSIVAAGGDADMFVCNLRKGDEIKALMGFTAERFGGIDVLHNNAAVHETDLTEKTSIEELPEEIWDIVYEINLKALWLTTRYAAPYLKQSKLGPAIVNVASTGSFVSYPQAGAYCATKGGVLLLTKATAVDLAPYGIRCNCYCPGAIDTPMLQKYYEAAPDKDAIMSVLTGAHLIPRLGKVEEIAKLACFLASEDSSFINGASYVIDGGTLAWRGMRAAD; from the coding sequence TTGGGCAATCGGCTGGACGGAAAGGTCTGCATCGTCACCGGCAGTGGCAGCGGCATGGGCCGCGCCTGCGCAATCGAGATGGCGGCGCAGGGCGGGCGGGTGATGGTCACCGACGTCAACGAGGCATCGGCGCGCGAGACGGTGGACAGCATCGTCGCTGCGGGCGGCGACGCGGACATGTTCGTCTGCAACCTGCGCAAGGGCGACGAGATCAAGGCGCTGATGGGCTTCACGGCGGAGCGCTTCGGCGGGATCGACGTGCTGCACAATAATGCGGCGGTGCATGAGACGGACCTGACCGAGAAGACCTCGATCGAGGAGCTGCCCGAAGAGATTTGGGACATCGTCTATGAGATCAACCTCAAGGCGCTCTGGCTGACGACCCGCTATGCCGCGCCCTATCTCAAACAGTCCAAGCTTGGCCCCGCCATCGTCAATGTCGCCTCGACGGGCTCGTTCGTATCCTATCCGCAGGCAGGGGCCTATTGCGCGACCAAGGGCGGGGTTCTGCTGCTGACCAAGGCGACGGCGGTGGATCTCGCGCCCTATGGCATCCGCTGCAACTGCTATTGCCCCGGCGCCATCGACACGCCCATGCTGCAAAAATATTATGAGGCGGCGCCCGATAAGGATGCGATCATGTCGGTGCTGACCGGCGCGCACCTCATCCCGCGTCTGGGCAAGGTCGAGGAAATTGCGAAGCTGGCCTGTTTCCTGGCGTCCGAGGACAGCTCATTCATCAATGGCGCATCCTATGTGATCGACGGCGGGACGCTCGCCTGGCGCGGGATGCGCGCCGCCGATTGA
- a CDS encoding carboxymuconolactone decarboxylase family protein has translation MFREDGLEALLDALNAPEGDSLSAQERAFVSLGLATSLPCLNQMDIEAAVKGAFRTGASPTQVQEIVSLVSGLGVHSLMVSSAIIVKQAELAGHGLEKVLTPEQQTIWDARVGDDPFWLAMEAELPGFLRSMLLLSTDQFEAFFDYCSVPWKSRTVRAKVKELVALATDAMPTHIFMPGLRLHLKNAVTLGAGRKAIRECVALAQATPAHAGVA, from the coding sequence TTGTTTCGTGAAGATGGTCTGGAAGCCCTGCTGGATGCGCTCAATGCGCCCGAAGGCGATTCATTGTCCGCCCAGGAGCGCGCCTTTGTGTCGCTGGGACTGGCCACCTCCCTACCCTGCCTCAACCAGATGGACATAGAGGCTGCGGTCAAGGGCGCCTTCCGCACGGGCGCCTCTCCGACGCAGGTGCAGGAGATCGTCTCTCTTGTCTCCGGACTCGGCGTTCACTCCCTGATGGTCAGCTCTGCCATCATCGTGAAGCAGGCCGAGCTTGCGGGACATGGTCTGGAGAAGGTCTTGACGCCAGAGCAACAGACCATCTGGGACGCCCGTGTCGGCGACGATCCGTTCTGGCTGGCGATGGAGGCGGAATTGCCCGGCTTCCTTCGCTCGATGCTGCTGCTGTCCACAGACCAGTTCGAAGCCTTCTTCGACTATTGCAGCGTTCCCTGGAAAAGCCGCACGGTTCGCGCAAAGGTCAAGGAACTGGTCGCGCTGGCGACCGATGCGATGCCGACCCACATCTTCATGCCGGGCCTGCGGTTGCACCTGAAGAATGCCGTCACATTGGGTGCCGGCAGGAAGGCGATCAGGGAATGCGTGGCACTGGCTCAGGCGACACCGGCCCATGCCGGCGTCGCCTGA